In Streptomyces sp. HUAS MG91, the genomic stretch GTCCGAGGGCGGAACCGGCTTCGTAGACCTAGGTGTGGATGCAGTCGCACCACATCGGACCCGGCCCTCCTGCCGGGGCCGGCAGAGGAATGGGGAAGCCGTGGATACCACGACGTCTCTTTGTACGACTCTCTGCTTCACGGGACTCTCCTCCTGCGAGGCCGAGAATGCCGTACCGCGCTGCCTGATCGGAGCTCCCGGAGCCTCGATCAACTCCCGCAGCGGAACGTTCCCGATGAACGACAACTCCTGCGTCCTGCACGCGGAGTTCGCCGCTTTCACCGAGACGACCTGCAACGGGCTGTACTGGCACGCCTTCCGCTTGTGCAAGCACCACGCACTCGCGGAGGACCTGGTGCAGTCGGCCAGCGTGAAGCAGTGGAAGCAGTGGCCGCGCAACCGGTCGCGCAGCTTCCAGCACAACCGGGCTTCCGCATACCGCACCGTCACGAACCTGTACTTCGACCACCTCCGCGGGAAGTCGAACTCGTACACGTTCTGCGACATCGACGACCACGACGTGGCCGCCGACGCCGAGATGATGGATGCGGAGCTCATCGCCGCTGAGAATGCGCGCGAGGTGCTCCAGGCCGTGGACCAGCTTCCCGACCCGCTCGGGGACCTGATCCGCGCCGTCTACCTCGATGAGATGACGGTGGCCGCGTTCGCCAACCAGAAGGGCCTGGCCCCGAAGACGGCGAGCCGCTACCACCTGAAGGCTCTGAAGCTTCTGCACACCATTCTCGAAAAGCGCT encodes the following:
- a CDS encoding sigma-70 family RNA polymerase sigma factor, whose amino-acid sequence is MNDNSCVLHAEFAAFTETTCNGLYWHAFRLCKHHALAEDLVQSASVKQWKQWPRNRSRSFQHNRASAYRTVTNLYFDHLRGKSNSYTFCDIDDHDVAADAEMMDAELIAAENAREVLQAVDQLPDPLGDLIRAVYLDEMTVAAFANQKGLAPKTASRYHLKALKLLHTILEKRS